The Parus major isolate Abel chromosome 8, Parus_major1.1, whole genome shotgun sequence nucleotide sequence GGGCCGGCCCCTCAGGGCGCTCTCCcgccctccctgcctgccctgaggGCGCGGGCTTCTCCCGCCACTCCCCGCCCCGTGGCGGCCCCGGGGCCAGTGGGCGCGGCGGTCCCCGCCGCCAGCGCAGCCCCCTGCCCGCCCGGCTCCGCCCGCCACAGCCGCCTCGCCTCGCCTCGCCTCCCCTCCCGCCCGGGTGCCGCCGAGCCGAGGCGTCGGGCGGGCAGCGGGCGGGCGGCCGCGCCATGAGCGCCGAGTGCAGCAGTTACCTCAACGCCGACAAGGTGCTGGTGAGCGGGTTCAGCTGCCCGCGGGCGGGCGGCGACGCCCGCGCCGTGTTCTGCTGCGGCTTCCAGGACGTCAAGTACTGCTGCGATGATCCCCACAGCTTCTTCCCCTACGAGCACAGCTATATGTGGTGGCTCAGGTAGGGGAGCGGCGGTGCCTGCTGGGGTAGAGGCTCCGGGCGGGAGAGCCGTGTTCGCCCGAGCTCGGCTCGGGTGCGTGTCTGTGAGGTACTTGTAGCCGGGCACTTTCAGGCTGCCTTTGTCCCACCGAGAGTAGCGATAGAGCTGCATCTTCAGTCCAGAGAGACACTTTCTCGTGCCAGGGTAGTTTTTGAAGGAAATAACTCGTGGTCTTGATAAGGAAGCGCTGGAAAAATGCTCGGTGCCTCTGGCAGAGCATCCGGAGCGTCTCCCGCCCTTTGGGCGTGAGGGGAGCGGCTGTCTCGGGGCCTGAGCACGTAAGGTGCTGCGTGCCATGAAGTTCCCAGTTACTTGAGCTACttttacatgtaaaataaaGCACTACGTAACTTTCCAGTTGGAAGGGGCAGATAATGAGCCCGGTGCTCTCCCGGGATAGTGCAGGGATCCGCGTGGCTCTGGCTGGATCTCCAGCAGCggcagggagagctgcactCAGCCAGCCCGGATGCTTTCTGTGCTTGATTCCCTTCGGGCTCCACAGCATCCACACTGGCCGTGTCAGGATGTTAGTACACCTCTGCATGGGGCTTCCACTATGTTTCTTACGGACTTGCTATTATCCTTGATTTTGTCAAATCCCCTTCTGGGCTTCCTTCTACCGTCTGCTTCTAGAGCCCTGGCCGCAGCAGTTACTACCTGCTGTTTGAAGATAGAtccttttatctgttttatcCCTACTACTTTTCCTGAGTGCCCTCTAGTATTAGGATTGCAAGATTTGGTGAACAGCAATTGCAGGGTCAGTTTATGCACAGTGTTTAAAACGTTTTGAGCATTTCGTGCATCTATTTTCAGCTTTCACCTTTCCAAACTGAACAGCTTTTGGATTATCGCTGAGGTAGATGCTATGTCGTGCTGATCGTTTTGGTTGCATCTCATCCATACTGTTTTTCACTCTACAGGGCTCGTCTTGGAGGTGCATAATCTGGAGCTGCATGCCCAAAGAGTGGGTGTGGCAAGGTTCTACAGAGTGGCCAAATGTTGTCTCCAGTCTCACTCTCAAAATCCATTCTGTTGGTGGCCAGTGTGTTGTTGATGTCTTTGCCAGTTCACATAGACTCCATTATTTCAGTGAGCTGTCACTGAAGACTCTTAAGCTTTCTGAGCTGCCTGTTCTAAGTTTATTGCTATGTAGGCttggttttattctttataCATTACATTACGTACACTGAAACTTATGTACATCACTTTTGTCTGTTCACTCAGTTTTCTGCAAGCCTTGTAGTGTTCTTTGCCCTCAGCATTTGATTGCTTGTTGGGGCTTAAGGTCATCAGAAACTCAGATTTCCTTCTTCACCAGGTCACAAATGAAGATATGAATAAAAATCAGTCTTGGTGACCTTTCTTTACACTGAAAAGAGACCACTTAAGCCTTGCACTTTGCTCCTTATGCTTTTAAGCAGCCTTAAATTTGTAGCAAAATCTTTCCCTAATCCTGTGTAAGTTCAGTCTTCTTGACCTCACTTCCAGGGCAGGGCTTTGTCCAAGGGCTTCTCGAGACATCTTACTCTTTCTGCTGGGTTCCTCTATCCATCTGCCTATtataaactatatatatatgccTATTATAAACTAATATAAACTATTATGCCTTCATAAACTCCAGCAGGTTAGCAAGGCAGTGTTTTCTCCTCATCCTAATGCTGATCCTTTCATTAAAGATTTTATGTCAGGAAGCTGcaagtgccagcagctccctgtgggtAGAGCATGGTAACAAGGTGGTTGGGGGTAGAGGTTTTACCATCAAAAGACCTGTCCCTCATATCTGGGGAGGGTGAGCTTGGGTGTCATAGCCAGGCTCAGATTCAGCACTGTGCAACCAGACACCCTCAGCACCttggccagcagctctgcagttccACAAGTGAATTCCCCTCAGGGCTTGTGAGTTAATGCTATCCAGTACTGTGGATttactattttaatttatgtacTCTAATACTTAAAGTATTATTACTTAAAATCTACTTTTTCTGGTGCAAAGAGTGGATTGATTGTGGGGATCTCCCAGCCATCCACCACTGTGACTGACACACAATTACTTGGCCTCTCTGTTGTGAGAAGACATCTCCA carries:
- the SHISAL2A gene encoding protein shisa-like-2A, yielding MSAECSSYLNADKVLVSGFSCPRAGGDARAVFCCGFQDVKYCCDDPHSFFPYEHSYMWWLSVGALVGLSIAAVVLFAFIITVCVLCYLFISTKPRSKLDTGLSLQTADSEARGSSVC